From the Streptomyces pluripotens genome, one window contains:
- a CDS encoding cytidine deaminase, producing the protein MTTTPAAGFDWEALRALAREAMTHAYAPYSGFPVGVAALVDDGRTVTGCNVENASYGISLCAECGLVSQLQLTGGGRLTHFTCVDGTGGLLVPCGRCRQLLYEFGGPELLVDTPAGILPLAEMLPQAFGPDHLTQ; encoded by the coding sequence GTGACCACGACCCCGGCCGCCGGCTTCGACTGGGAGGCGCTGCGCGCCCTGGCGCGGGAGGCGATGACCCACGCCTACGCCCCCTACTCGGGCTTCCCGGTCGGTGTGGCGGCCCTGGTCGACGACGGCCGCACGGTGACCGGCTGCAACGTCGAGAACGCCTCCTACGGGATCAGCCTGTGCGCCGAGTGCGGACTGGTCTCGCAGCTCCAGCTCACCGGCGGTGGCCGGCTGACGCACTTCACCTGCGTCGACGGCACGGGCGGCCTGCTCGTCCCGTGTGGCCGCTGCCGCCAGCTGCTGTACGAGTTCGGCGGCCCGGAGCTGCTCGTGGACACCCCCGCGGGCATCCTCCCGCTCGCCGAGATGCTGCCCCAGGCCTTCGGCCCGGACCATCTCACCCAGTAA
- a CDS encoding thymidine phosphorylase: MAMDAISVIRTKRDRGELTDEQIDWVIDAYTRGEVADEQMSALAMAILLNGMNRREIARWTAAMIASGERMDFSSLSRPTADKHSTGGVGDKITLPLAPLVAACGAAVPQLSGRGLGHTGGTLDKLESIPGWRALLSNEEMLHVLDTTGAVICAAGDGLAPADKKLYALRDVTGTVEAIPLIASSIMSKKIAEGTGSLVLDVKVGTGAFMKTIGDARELASTMVGLGTDHGVKTVALLTDMSTPLGLTAGNALEVRESVEVLAGGGPADVVELTIALAREMLDAAGIKDADPAKALADGSAMDVWRRMIAAQGGDPDAELPTSKEQHVIKAASSGVLTRLDAYGIGVAAWRLGAGRARKEDPVQAAAGVELHAKPGDTVTEGQPLLTLHTDTPERFEYALQAVEGSYDVSAPGTDFTASPVVLERIA; encoded by the coding sequence ATGGCCATGGACGCCATCTCCGTCATCCGCACCAAGCGGGACCGCGGTGAGCTGACCGACGAGCAGATCGACTGGGTCATCGACGCCTACACCCGCGGCGAGGTCGCCGACGAGCAGATGTCCGCGCTCGCCATGGCGATCCTGCTCAACGGCATGAACCGGCGTGAGATCGCCCGCTGGACGGCGGCCATGATCGCCTCCGGCGAGCGCATGGACTTCTCGTCGCTGTCCCGCCCGACGGCCGACAAGCACTCGACGGGCGGCGTGGGCGACAAGATCACCCTTCCCCTGGCCCCGCTCGTGGCGGCCTGCGGTGCGGCTGTACCCCAGCTGTCCGGCCGGGGCCTCGGCCACACGGGCGGCACGCTGGACAAGCTGGAGTCGATCCCCGGCTGGCGTGCCCTGCTCTCGAACGAGGAGATGCTGCACGTCCTCGACACGACCGGTGCGGTGATCTGCGCGGCGGGCGACGGCCTCGCCCCGGCGGACAAGAAGCTCTACGCGCTGCGCGACGTCACCGGCACGGTGGAGGCGATCCCGCTGATCGCCTCCTCGATCATGTCCAAGAAGATCGCCGAGGGCACGGGCTCACTGGTCCTGGACGTGAAGGTCGGCACCGGCGCCTTCATGAAGACGATCGGGGACGCACGGGAACTCGCGTCGACGATGGTTGGCCTCGGCACCGACCACGGCGTGAAGACGGTGGCCCTGCTCACGGACATGTCCACCCCGCTGGGCCTGACTGCGGGCAACGCCCTGGAGGTCCGCGAGTCGGTGGAGGTGCTGGCCGGCGGCGGCCCCGCGGACGTGGTCGAGCTGACGATCGCCCTGGCCCGCGAGATGCTCGACGCGGCCGGCATCAAGGACGCCGACCCGGCGAAGGCACTGGCCGACGGCTCGGCCATGGACGTGTGGCGCCGAATGATCGCGGCACAGGGCGGCGACCCGGACGCGGAACTGCCCACGTCGAAGGAACAGCACGTGATCAAGGCCGCCTCATCCGGTGTCCTGACCCGTCTGGACGCCTACGGCATCGGCGTCGCCGCCTGGCGCCTGGGTGCCGGCCGCGCCCGCAAGGAGGACCCGGTGCAGGCGGCGGCAGGCGTCGAGCTGCACGCCAAGCCGGGCGACACGGTGACCGAGGGCCAGCCTCTGCTGACCTTGCACACGGACACCCCCGAGCGCTTCGAGTACGCGCTGCAGGCGGTCGAGGGCTCGTACGACGTCTCGGCGCCGGGCACTGACTTCACGGCGTCGCCGGTCGTGCTGGAACGTATCGCCTGA
- a CDS encoding AEC family transporter: MAGVLSGFAVIAVVIGVGYIIGRRSTLGEQGGEVLTALVFTLAGPALLFTTLARAHLSVLFSSRLAVTALSAAATSGVFVTIGVLRRWGFGRTTIGALCSGYVNAGNLGIPIAAYVLGDASLVAPVLLFQVVLVAPLALTVLDLSGTDEKGTRGRRLLTPLRNPIAVGSLSGVVVSALGWSVPGPVMEPLTLIGNMSVPAALLVFGMSLHGSAAPGRGQDRGPVLLSIALKSVGQPLVAWALAAAVFGLHGAPLLDVVVTSALPAAQNLFTYASRYRVAESLARESVLLSTVLSVPVLVTVAAVLG, from the coding sequence GTGGCGGGGGTGCTGAGCGGGTTCGCGGTGATCGCGGTCGTCATCGGGGTGGGCTATATCATCGGGCGGCGCAGCACCCTCGGTGAGCAGGGCGGCGAGGTGCTGACCGCCCTGGTCTTCACGCTGGCCGGACCGGCTCTGCTGTTCACCACGCTCGCACGGGCCCACCTGTCCGTCCTGTTCTCCAGCCGCCTGGCGGTGACGGCGTTGAGCGCAGCGGCGACCTCCGGGGTGTTCGTCACCATCGGCGTACTACGGCGCTGGGGGTTCGGCCGCACCACGATCGGCGCCCTCTGTTCCGGCTACGTGAACGCGGGCAACCTCGGCATCCCGATCGCCGCGTACGTGCTGGGTGATGCATCCCTGGTGGCACCGGTGCTGCTCTTCCAGGTCGTCCTGGTCGCGCCCCTCGCCCTCACGGTCCTGGACCTGTCCGGGACGGACGAGAAGGGCACCAGGGGACGACGTCTGCTGACCCCGCTGCGGAATCCGATCGCGGTGGGTTCGCTGTCGGGCGTGGTGGTATCGGCGCTGGGCTGGAGTGTCCCCGGCCCTGTCATGGAGCCGCTCACCTTGATCGGCAACATGTCCGTCCCGGCAGCCCTGCTGGTGTTCGGCATGTCGTTGCACGGGAGCGCGGCGCCCGGCCGGGGCCAGGACCGGGGGCCGGTCCTGCTGTCGATCGCGTTGAAGTCGGTGGGCCAGCCGCTGGTGGCCTGGGCGCTGGCGGCGGCCGTCTTCGGCCTGCACGGCGCACCCCTGCTCGATGTGGTGGTGACGTCGGCCCTCCCGGCGGCACAGAACCTGTTCACCTATGCGAGCCGCTACCGGGTGGCCGAGTCCCTGGCCCGCGAGTCGGTCCTGCTGTCGACCGTGCTGTCCGTACCGGTGCTGGTGACAGTGGCGGCGGTGCTGGGGTGA
- a CDS encoding STAS domain-containing protein — MSSDCPAGLPHVDDRTPAVLVLDGPVGRHGVPGPCAEVRALLEGGGVRVVVGDVRGLGPAGLAAVDLLTRLELTARRTGGRIWLGDPDPALSALLDLVGLRFQVERQIEEGEPALGVEEAVETGDPAV, encoded by the coding sequence ATGAGTTCCGACTGCCCCGCCGGTCTACCGCACGTGGATGACAGAACACCCGCAGTACTCGTGCTGGACGGTCCCGTCGGCCGTCACGGGGTGCCGGGACCGTGTGCCGAGGTGCGGGCACTCCTGGAGGGCGGCGGGGTCCGAGTCGTGGTCGGCGATGTGCGCGGGCTGGGACCCGCGGGACTCGCCGCCGTGGATCTGTTGACCCGGCTGGAGCTGACCGCCCGCCGGACCGGTGGGCGGATATGGCTGGGGGACCCCGATCCCGCGCTATCCGCCCTTCTCGACCTCGTCGGCCTCCGCTTCCAGGTGGAGCGGCAGATCGAAGAGGGGGAACCAGCGCTTGGTGTCGAGGAAGCAGTGGAAACCGGTGATCCGGCCGTCTGA
- a CDS encoding sigma-70 family RNA polymerase sigma factor, with the protein MGDSTATTDLDLALEEHRTELTGYCYRMLGSSFEAEDAVQGTLIRAWRSYDRFEGRSSLRSWLYRIATNVCLDMLTAGNKRARPVDLTESTPLAQAALFPRPDSTWLEPMPDARVLPAVDDPAEAAVAKESVRLAFVAALQQLPPKQRAVLILREVLAWRASEVAELLGTTTASVNSALQRARATLAERADATAEGAVSDALDEGQQKLLERYVTAFEGYDMTALTALLHEDAVMTMPPFDLWLRGPADITGFMSTLGASCAGSRLLPVRANGLPGFAHYKPDPDNGGFSPWAVQVLELSDGRITGFHCFLDTKRWFPLFDLPLHLEAEADEVEKGG; encoded by the coding sequence ATGGGCGACAGCACGGCGACGACGGATCTCGACCTGGCACTGGAGGAGCACCGGACCGAGCTGACCGGGTACTGCTACCGGATGCTCGGTTCCTCATTCGAGGCCGAGGACGCCGTACAGGGCACCCTGATCCGGGCGTGGCGGAGCTACGACAGGTTTGAGGGCCGTTCCTCCCTGCGTTCCTGGCTGTACCGGATCGCAACGAACGTGTGCCTGGACATGCTGACGGCGGGCAACAAGCGGGCCCGCCCGGTGGACCTGACCGAATCGACACCGCTCGCCCAGGCGGCGCTCTTCCCCCGCCCGGACAGCACGTGGCTGGAGCCGATGCCGGACGCGCGGGTACTGCCCGCGGTGGACGACCCGGCTGAGGCGGCGGTCGCCAAGGAGTCCGTCCGCTTGGCCTTCGTGGCGGCCCTGCAGCAGCTGCCGCCCAAGCAGCGGGCGGTACTGATCCTGCGCGAGGTGCTGGCCTGGAGGGCGAGTGAGGTCGCCGAGCTGCTAGGCACCACGACCGCCTCCGTCAACAGCGCGTTGCAGCGGGCCCGGGCCACGCTCGCCGAGCGTGCGGACGCGACTGCCGAGGGTGCGGTGTCCGACGCGTTGGACGAAGGGCAGCAGAAGCTCCTGGAGCGCTACGTGACAGCCTTCGAGGGCTACGACATGACGGCGCTGACGGCATTGCTGCACGAGGACGCCGTCATGACGATGCCGCCGTTCGACCTGTGGCTGCGCGGCCCGGCCGACATCACCGGCTTCATGTCCACCCTGGGTGCGTCCTGCGCCGGCTCCCGGCTGCTGCCGGTCCGGGCCAACGGCCTGCCGGGCTTCGCGCACTACAAACCGGACCCGGACAACGGCGGGTTCAGCCCGTGGGCGGTGCAGGTGCTGGAGCTGTCAGACGGCCGGATCACCGGTTTCCACTGCTTCCTCGACACCAAGCGCTGGTTCCCCCTCTTCGATCTGCCGCTCCACCTGGAAGCGGAGGCCGACGAGGTCGAGAAGGGCGGATAG
- a CDS encoding MFS transporter, producing MPCVSTEASAGADAVTPVPSHDSDSRMTPGDPAYRRMSLALFLAGVATFALLYSTQALLPLISTEFGVAASQASWTVAAATGGLALLVLPMSALSERFGRRAVMTASLAVAVSVGLLVPFAPSIGALVVLRAVQGAALAGLPASATAYLAEEVRPKALVTAIGLFVAGNSIGGMSGRLITGWVAQEWGWRVAVGVIGVIAVGCAAAFRALLPAPRHFTAGSLRPRVLLGTVRDHLCDPLLRRLYAIGALFMTVFGGVYTVIGYRLTEQPFGLPQGVVGSIFLVYLVGTVSASAAGRLVGRLGRRGALYLAGGTTAAGLLLSVATSLSVVLLGLVLITAGFFAGHAVASSAVGRTATHGRAQAAALYQSAYYIGSSVGSTVGATAFHASGWAGTVRVGLLAVLGVVAITVLGSRAARTAAGREPVTAP from the coding sequence ATGCCTTGCGTCAGTACCGAGGCGTCCGCAGGCGCGGACGCCGTCACGCCCGTCCCCTCCCACGACTCCGACTCGCGCATGACGCCCGGCGATCCCGCCTACCGCCGGATGAGCCTCGCCCTGTTCCTCGCCGGAGTCGCCACCTTCGCCCTTCTGTACTCCACCCAGGCCCTACTGCCACTGATCTCCACAGAGTTCGGGGTCGCGGCCAGCCAGGCGAGCTGGACCGTGGCGGCCGCGACCGGCGGCCTGGCGCTGCTCGTGCTACCGATGAGCGCCCTGTCGGAGCGCTTCGGACGCCGTGCGGTGATGACCGCCTCGCTGGCGGTCGCGGTGAGCGTCGGCCTGCTGGTGCCCTTCGCCCCGTCGATCGGCGCGCTGGTGGTGCTGCGGGCGGTGCAGGGCGCGGCACTGGCCGGTCTGCCGGCCTCGGCCACGGCCTACCTCGCGGAGGAGGTCCGGCCGAAGGCACTGGTCACCGCCATCGGCCTGTTCGTGGCGGGCAATAGCATCGGCGGGATGAGCGGACGGCTGATCACCGGCTGGGTCGCGCAGGAGTGGGGCTGGCGGGTCGCCGTCGGCGTGATCGGCGTGATCGCGGTGGGGTGCGCGGCAGCGTTCCGGGCGCTGCTTCCGGCCCCGCGCCACTTCACGGCGGGCTCGCTGCGCCCACGCGTCCTGCTCGGCACGGTCCGCGACCACCTCTGTGACCCGTTGCTACGCCGTCTGTACGCGATCGGGGCACTGTTCATGACGGTGTTCGGCGGCGTCTACACGGTGATCGGCTATCGCCTGACCGAGCAGCCGTTCGGGCTGCCGCAGGGCGTCGTCGGCTCGATCTTCCTGGTCTACCTGGTGGGTACGGTGTCGGCGTCCGCGGCGGGCCGGCTGGTGGGCCGTCTCGGCCGCCGGGGCGCGCTGTACCTGGCGGGCGGTACCACGGCGGCGGGGCTGCTGCTCTCCGTGGCCACCTCCCTCTCCGTGGTCCTGCTGGGCCTGGTATTGATCACAGCGGGTTTCTTCGCCGGCCATGCGGTCGCCTCCTCGGCCGTGGGCAGGACGGCCACGCACGGCCGCGCCCAGGCCGCGGCCCTCTACCAGTCCGCGTACTACATCGGCTCCAGCGTCGGCAGCACGGTCGGTGCGACGGCCTTCCACGCGTCCGGCTGGGCCGGCACCGTCAGGGTCGGCCTCCTCGCGGTCCTGGGCGTGGTGGCGATCACCGTCCTCGGTTCGCGGGCGGCCCGCACGGCGGCCGGACGGGAGCCGGTCACGGCCCCCTGA
- a CDS encoding LysR family transcriptional regulator, translating into MMHQQRSQAWLSSSGDTEDMTEMSRVLAPRLAHFAGVARTEHVTRAAREMNVPQSTLSRAMARLEQDLGIDLFARHGRTVSLTTAGRTFLASVERALAEIDRAAEEIRADADPATGKVAFGFLHTMGAETVPGLLHAFRADHPRVRFSLVQNYGEAMLERLRAGDLDLCLTSPVPDAPDLVARRLDEQKLRLVVPGDHPLATRRRIRLAEASEETFVTLEPGYGLRRITDDLCRQAGFRPRVAFEGEEAETLRGLVAAGLGVALLPPPTVPRPGVVELAVTAPRAVREIGVAWLTNRPDTPPVAAFKKFLLSRRGSLLP; encoded by the coding sequence ATGATGCATCAGCAGAGGTCACAGGCATGGCTGTCATCATCCGGTGACACAGAAGACATGACTGAGATGTCGAGGGTGCTCGCGCCCCGCCTCGCGCACTTCGCCGGCGTGGCCCGTACCGAGCACGTCACCCGTGCCGCCCGGGAGATGAATGTCCCCCAGTCCACCCTGTCCCGGGCGATGGCCCGCCTGGAACAAGACCTGGGTATCGACCTGTTCGCCCGCCACGGCCGCACCGTCTCCCTGACCACCGCCGGCCGTACCTTCCTCGCCTCCGTCGAACGTGCCCTCGCCGAGATCGACCGCGCCGCCGAGGAGATCCGCGCGGACGCCGACCCGGCCACAGGCAAGGTCGCCTTCGGCTTCCTGCACACCATGGGTGCCGAAACCGTGCCCGGCCTCCTGCATGCCTTCCGCGCCGACCACCCACGGGTCCGCTTCAGCCTGGTCCAGAACTACGGTGAGGCCATGCTGGAGCGGCTGCGCGCCGGTGACCTGGACCTCTGTCTGACCTCGCCGGTCCCCGACGCCCCCGACCTGGTCGCCCGCCGATTGGACGAACAGAAACTCCGCCTGGTCGTCCCCGGCGACCACCCCCTGGCCACCCGCCGCCGCATCCGCTTGGCCGAGGCGTCCGAGGAGACCTTCGTCACCCTGGAGCCGGGTTACGGGCTCCGGAGGATCACGGACGACCTGTGCCGACAGGCCGGTTTCCGCCCGCGGGTCGCCTTCGAGGGCGAGGAGGCGGAGACTCTGCGGGGCCTGGTCGCGGCGGGGCTGGGCGTCGCCCTTCTGCCTCCGCCGACCGTCCCCAGGCCCGGGGTGGTGGAACTGGCGGTCACCGCCCCGAGGGCGGTGCGGGAGATCGGCGTCGCCTGGCTGACGAACCGGCCGGACACGCCTCCGGTGGCAGCCTTCAAGAAGTTTCTGCTCTCCCGGCGCGGGAGCCTGCTGCCCTGA
- a CDS encoding alpha/beta fold hydrolase: MGHQATPVRTARLGRAVGPEPTAVSAAVLLLPSGQEVSVRRPSPVWATAFVRSLSRVLARAGRAEGLAVHTVHYRYRGWNGSEAHPAADAEWAADEVVRRYGDVPVCLTGVDMGGRAALRAAGHEAVNSVVALAPQLPEEDVAASPEPVKHLVGRRVLIAHGTNDERTDPELSFRLAARAKKVNPQVCRFEVHSDGHGLHGHRQEVLHLAEDFVMGALYGYPLSRPVEDALAAPPPIGLRMPLATGFGKSLRRSP; encoded by the coding sequence ATGGGACACCAAGCGACGCCGGTCCGAACGGCCAGGCTGGGCAGGGCAGTCGGCCCGGAGCCGACCGCAGTCAGCGCAGCGGTGCTGCTGCTCCCCAGTGGACAGGAGGTCTCCGTCCGCAGGCCGTCCCCCGTGTGGGCGACCGCCTTCGTCCGCTCCCTCAGTCGCGTGCTCGCCCGCGCGGGTCGGGCCGAGGGGTTGGCCGTCCACACCGTCCACTACCGCTACCGGGGCTGGAACGGCAGCGAGGCGCATCCGGCGGCGGACGCGGAGTGGGCCGCCGACGAGGTCGTTCGACGGTACGGGGACGTCCCCGTGTGCCTGACCGGTGTGGACATGGGCGGCCGGGCAGCCCTGCGGGCGGCCGGGCACGAGGCCGTCAACTCCGTCGTCGCCCTGGCCCCACAACTGCCCGAGGAGGATGTCGCCGCGTCCCCCGAGCCAGTGAAGCACCTGGTGGGACGCCGAGTACTGATCGCGCACGGCACGAACGACGAACGCACCGATCCCGAACTGTCGTTCCGGCTGGCCGCACGCGCAAAGAAGGTCAACCCGCAGGTGTGCCGGTTCGAAGTCCATTCCGACGGCCACGGATTGCACGGACACCGGCAAGAAGTGCTCCACCTGGCCGAGGACTTCGTCATGGGGGCGCTGTACGGGTATCCCCTGTCACGGCCGGTGGAGGACGCACTCGCGGCTCCGCCGCCGATCGGGTTGCGGATGCCGTTGGCCACGGGGTTCGGCAAGTCGCTGCGGCGGTCCCCGTAG
- a CDS encoding adenosine deaminase translates to MTSQTVPSGTVPANVPARVPTPDQIRRAPKVLLHDHLDGGLRPGTVIELARATGYAELPETDPDKLGIWFQEAADSGSLERYLETFRHTVSVMQTRDALIRVARECAEDLAEDGVVYAEVRYAPEQHLEKGLTLEQVVEAVNEGFRQGERLAWENGRRIRVGALLTAMRHAARSLEIAELANRHRDSGVVGFDIAGAEAGHPPTRHLDAFEYLKRENNHFTIHAGEAFGLPSIWQALQWCGADRLGHGVRIIDDIEVREDGSVKLGRLASYVRDKRIPLELCPSSNLQTGAAASYAEHPIGLLRRLHFRATVNTDNRLMSHTSMSREFEHLVEAFGYTLDDLQWFSVNAMKSAFIPFDERLAMINDVVKPGYAELKSEWLFQNAVLTSDSVVSGE, encoded by the coding sequence ATGACGAGCCAGACTGTACCGAGCGGGACCGTTCCGGCGAACGTCCCGGCGCGTGTTCCGACGCCGGACCAGATCCGCCGGGCCCCCAAGGTTCTGTTGCACGATCATCTCGACGGCGGGCTCCGACCGGGTACCGTCATCGAACTCGCCCGGGCCACCGGCTATGCGGAGCTTCCCGAGACCGACCCGGACAAGCTGGGCATCTGGTTCCAGGAGGCTGCCGATTCCGGTTCGCTGGAACGGTATCTGGAGACCTTCAGGCACACCGTCTCCGTGATGCAGACCCGTGACGCGCTGATCCGGGTGGCCCGGGAGTGCGCCGAGGATCTCGCCGAGGACGGGGTCGTCTACGCGGAGGTGCGGTACGCGCCCGAACAGCACCTGGAGAAGGGGTTGACCCTTGAACAGGTGGTTGAGGCCGTCAATGAGGGGTTTCGGCAGGGGGAACGGCTCGCCTGGGAGAACGGTCGCCGCATCCGGGTCGGTGCCCTGCTGACCGCCATGCGGCACGCGGCCCGTTCTCTGGAGATCGCCGAACTCGCCAACCGTCACCGGGACTCCGGCGTGGTCGGCTTCGACATCGCCGGCGCTGAGGCCGGTCACCCGCCCACCCGGCACCTGGACGCCTTCGAGTACCTCAAGCGCGAGAACAACCACTTCACCATCCACGCTGGTGAGGCCTTCGGGCTTCCGTCCATCTGGCAGGCGCTGCAGTGGTGCGGTGCCGACCGGCTCGGCCACGGCGTGCGGATCATCGACGACATCGAGGTCCGTGAGGACGGCTCGGTGAAACTCGGCCGACTGGCGTCGTACGTGCGGGACAAGCGGATCCCGCTGGAGCTGTGCCCCAGCTCCAATCTGCAGACGGGCGCAGCCGCCTCCTATGCCGAGCACCCCATCGGTCTGCTGCGCCGGCTCCACTTCCGTGCCACGGTGAACACCGACAACCGGCTGATGTCGCACACCAGCATGAGCCGGGAATTCGAGCATCTCGTCGAAGCGTTCGGTTATACGCTCGACGATCTGCAGTGGTTCTCCGTCAATGCGATGAAATCAGCGTTCATTCCTTTCGATGAACGACTCGCCATGATCAATGACGTCGTCAAGCCTGGATATGCGGAACTGAAATCCGAATGGCTGTTCCAGAATGCGGTCCTCACCAGCGATTCTGTCGTTTCAGGGGAGTAG
- a CDS encoding PspC domain-containing protein: MAALARPTDGRVIGGVCAALARRFGTSATTMRVIFLLSCLLPGPQFLLYIALWILLPSEERARTSW, from the coding sequence ATGGCCGCCCTTGCCCGCCCCACCGACGGCCGCGTGATCGGCGGAGTGTGCGCAGCGCTGGCACGGCGCTTCGGCACCTCCGCGACGACGATGCGGGTGATCTTCCTGCTCTCCTGCCTGCTGCCCGGCCCGCAGTTCCTGCTCTACATAGCGCTGTGGATCCTGCTGCCGTCCGAGGAAAGGGCCCGCACTTCCTGGTGA
- a CDS encoding VanZ family protein, protein MQRQGSIGGSAAISIRATGSVLLVAHLVFVAWLMLRPLDVPWVTPPNLRPLAGIRADMALGWPAAARPLGEGLALLAPLGVLLPMAHGRLLVSPLASLLRTVTAGGLVSLGIILLQTGVPGRVVDVDALLLNTVGVLVAHVAVVPAGRAWLRRQAPDTASEAEPVTLQGELPQGSTPTIPRVGIAP, encoded by the coding sequence GTGCAGCGTCAAGGCTCCATCGGCGGCAGCGCCGCGATCAGCATCCGCGCGACAGGGAGTGTTCTCCTCGTCGCCCACCTCGTGTTCGTCGCCTGGCTGATGCTGCGACCTCTGGACGTGCCCTGGGTGACGCCCCCCAACCTGCGCCCGCTGGCCGGCATCCGAGCCGATATGGCACTGGGCTGGCCGGCCGCCGCCAGACCTCTCGGCGAAGGACTGGCACTGCTCGCGCCTCTGGGCGTGCTGTTGCCGATGGCGCACGGCAGGCTCCTGGTCTCCCCGCTCGCCTCCCTGCTCCGTACGGTGACTGCGGGGGGTCTGGTCTCCCTCGGCATCATCCTGCTGCAGACCGGTGTGCCGGGCAGGGTCGTCGACGTCGATGCGCTGCTGCTGAACACCGTGGGCGTGCTGGTGGCCCATGTGGCGGTCGTACCGGCGGGACGGGCCTGGCTGCGGCGGCAGGCGCCGGACACGGCCTCCGAAGCGGAGCCGGTCACCCTCCAGGGGGAACTGCCTCAGGGGAGTACCCCGACGATTCCCAGGGTCGGGATCGCTCCGTAG
- a CDS encoding sensor histidine kinase, translating into MTDTRGGLRGWAAGRRGSLSRLRFTSLRLRLVVVFGLVALTAAVSASGIAYWLNREAVLTRAQDAVLRDFRQEMQNRAGALPVHPTQDALQRAASQMSASSQHFSVLLVAQDASDKTVYGNSGGINGFALEDVPESLRAAVNKQQQVTGSNKEPHHLYWQRIVERGTPYLVAGTKVIGGGPTGYMAKSLEPEAKDLNSLAWSLGIATGLALIGAALLAQAAATTVLKPVHRLGVAARRLGEGRLDTRLRVSGTDELADLSRTFNNAAEALEKRVAEMAARDEASRRFVADMSHELRTPLTAITAVTEVLEEELESEAGGIDPMVEPAVRLVVSETRRLNDLVENLMEVTRFDAGTARLVLDDVNVADQITACIDARAWLDAVELDAERGIHARLDPRRLDVILANLIGNALKHGGSPVRVSVREAGGPAGGSGAQAGEGGRVTEDGEVVIQVRDHGPGIPEEVLPHVFDRFYKASASRPRSEGSGLGLSIALENAHIHGGEITAANSPEGGAVFTLRLPRDASRLTEAAGGGEQDRETDRNDGSGKEAS; encoded by the coding sequence GTGACCGATACACGAGGGGGGCTGCGCGGCTGGGCCGCGGGGCGCAGGGGGAGTCTGTCGCGGCTTCGGTTCACCAGCCTCAGGCTGCGGCTGGTCGTGGTCTTCGGGCTGGTCGCGCTCACCGCTGCGGTGTCGGCCTCGGGCATCGCCTACTGGCTCAACCGGGAAGCCGTGCTCACCCGCGCCCAGGACGCGGTGCTGCGCGACTTCCGGCAGGAGATGCAGAACCGCGCGGGTGCCCTGCCGGTGCACCCCACGCAGGACGCGCTGCAGCGCGCGGCGAGCCAGATGTCCGCGAGTAGCCAGCACTTCAGCGTGCTGCTGGTCGCCCAGGACGCGAGCGACAAGACGGTGTACGGCAACTCGGGCGGCATCAACGGCTTCGCGCTGGAGGACGTGCCGGAGTCGCTGCGCGCCGCCGTGAACAAGCAGCAGCAGGTGACCGGTTCCAACAAGGAGCCCCACCACCTGTACTGGCAGCGGATCGTGGAGCGCGGCACGCCATATCTGGTGGCCGGCACCAAGGTGATCGGCGGCGGTCCGACCGGCTACATGGCGAAGTCGCTGGAGCCGGAGGCCAAGGACCTCAACTCGCTGGCCTGGTCGCTGGGCATCGCGACCGGACTCGCCCTGATCGGTGCCGCACTGCTCGCGCAGGCCGCCGCCACGACCGTGCTGAAGCCGGTGCACCGGCTCGGGGTGGCCGCCCGACGGCTCGGTGAGGGCAGGCTGGACACCCGGCTGCGGGTCTCCGGTACGGATGAACTCGCGGACCTCTCCCGGACGTTCAACAATGCGGCCGAGGCACTGGAGAAGAGGGTCGCGGAGATGGCGGCCCGGGACGAGGCCTCGCGCCGGTTCGTGGCCGACATGTCACACGAGCTGCGGACGCCGCTGACCGCCATCACCGCCGTCACCGAGGTACTGGAAGAGGAGCTGGAATCGGAGGCGGGGGGCATCGACCCCATGGTCGAGCCCGCCGTACGGCTCGTCGTCAGTGAGACCCGGCGGCTGAACGACCTGGTCGAGAACCTGATGGAGGTCACCCGCTTCGACGCGGGCACCGCCCGGCTGGTCCTGGACGACGTGAACGTCGCCGACCAGATCACCGCATGCATCGACGCCCGCGCCTGGCTGGACGCCGTCGAGCTGGACGCCGAGCGCGGCATCCACGCCCGCCTGGACCCGCGCCGTCTGGACGTCATCCTCGCCAACCTGATCGGCAACGCCCTCAAGCACGGCGGGTCGCCGGTACGGGTGTCGGTGCGGGAGGCCGGCGGACCAGCCGGAGGATCTGGTGCACAGGCTGGCGAAGGCGGCAGGGTGACGGAGGACGGCGAGGTCGTGATCCAAGTCCGTGACCACGGCCCGGGCATCCCCGAGGAGGTCCTCCCGCATGTCTTCGACCGCTTCTACAAGGCGAGCGCCTCCCGGCCGCGCTCCGAGGGCAGCGGCCTCGGCCTGTCCATCGCTCTGGAGAACGCCCACATCCACGGCGGCGAGATCACCGCAGCCAACTCCCCTGAAGGTGGCGCGGTGTTCACCCTGCGGCTGCCTCGGGACGCCTCGCGGCTGACCGAGGCGGCCGGCGGGGGCGAGCAGGACCGCGAGACCGACCGGAACGACGGATCGGGGAAGGAGGCGTCATGA